CATCATATAATTACTCCTCCAATCCTACTGACAAAATATTATTATAAACATAATACTTCCCATCAATCATAATTTGTGGCACCACTCCGGTTTTAACATTTGTAACCTTACCTTTAATAATCTCTCCATCAACATGCTCAAATTCAACTATTTTACCTAATAGATCCAAATTTTTATTGATACCAAGAGCAGACGAAAGATTTTCAAAAGATTTACTCATATTGGTCATTTGCTCAAGAGCTGAAAATTGTGCCATTTGAGCAATAAACTCTTTATCTTTCATTGGATCTGTAGGATCTTGATATTTAAGCTGAGTAATAAGCAATTTCAAAAAATCATCTCGCCCAAGATTGCTTCCTTTAACATCCCTTTCTACCTTAGAATTATACATTTTCCTAGTCTGCCCCATACTAAACAAATGATTGATATTATCAATTGTACTCATATATCCCCTCCACTTTAAACAATAAAATTAATATTTTTTTCCAAATCATCAGAAATTTCAACATCATCTTCAATCTTAAAGACCTTATTCTTACTTAAATAAGAATTCTGACTCTCAACACCGTCCTCAAAATTACCAGAGAAAAATCCAGAACCAGTACCTGCAAGAGAAAGATTCAAACTAGTATTAAAACCATTATCATCTAACATCTTACTAATTGAATACATATTTTGTTCAAAAAGAGTTTTAACATTATGATTATCAACTATTATCTTACCTAACAAATTATTATTAGAATCAAGATTCAAATTAATTCTTATACTACCAAGCCTCTTAGGCTTTAAAATTAACCTAATTTCTCCTGTATCATTCGATTTTAACACAACTTTAGCTTTATTAACAATATTGTGATTAACTTTTAAGTTCCATTCTGAAATTAGATTATCAGCAATTTGACTCACAGAAGATTCTCTAATATACTTCGCATCAGAACTAGAAAGATCGCCTATAAATTTTGCAAATCCATCAAAAGTTTCTTTAAGGTCATATCTACCAACAGAATTCTCACCATTAATTAACCTAAGCCTAGACCCTGAATCAAGAAATTCCTTAACGCCATCATTTTTCTTAAAATTTTTAACATCAATATTAATAACATTCTTTCCCCTATTTCTCTTTACAGCATTTAAATCTTCATGACTAGAATCAATATCAATACCTAAAACATCAAAATTAAAAAGAGAATTTACATTACTAAACAAAATATTAAGATCAGATAAAACCTTCTCAACATTCTTTAACATTTCCGTTTTATCAACAAGCTCAGACTTAAAAGACAAACTTTCACTCAAAACTTTCAAACTTTCGAAATCAAATAAATTATCTACCCTTTTTATTAAAGATTTTAAATCAGAAACAAACTCGTTATCACTAAGTTTTTCAAAAGCCAAAGGACATTTTAAAGACACACTATTAAAACTCTTATTTATAAGGCCATTACTTTTTAAAAATCTTACAAATTCCAGTATTGAATCTCTAAATTTAGACAGATTTTGACTTTCTAAGGAAATAAAATTTGCAAAAACACACCCTTTAGATTGATTCAAGACACTTCCCACATTCAAAATATTAAAATCCCTGCTTAGATTTAACAAATTAGCAGAAATAACTTCTCTTAAATTATTCATATGTTATCACTCCAATGAACTAACAGACATTTTTCTAATCAATACAGCAGCCTTCTTAGAATCCATAAGAGATAGCCAATAAGGAACAATAGATGCCCGCCCTTCCTTTTTAGCCATATCCTCCACCTTACGCATATAAGATATAGCTATTTCATCATTAAGTTCTTCAAGTCTCTTAACAGCATCCTCCGGTGGCATGTTAATTAAATATAAAGCAGCTTGTGCAAAATTTGTGTCTTCGTCTCTATATTTATTGACAATATCATCTATCACTTTCTGTTTCAAATCTAAATCTTTTTGCTTTTGATTAAGTTCAGCTTCCAACTTATTTAAACTATCTTCTCTCTTTTTTAGTTCCTCTCTCAATTTTTCAACCTGCTGGCTTTTAATATAAATAGCCTCTTTTTCCTTTATCATTCTAATCTCGTCAAGACTAATATTTGTATATTCAAGCGACTCAGTATCTTCTCTAAAAAGTAAAGCCCTGATATACACAGGCAAATAATCTCTAGTATGATATATACCAAATAAATCAACCAAAAAAAATGAAAATCCTAAGAAAAAAATAACTAAAAATAACCACAAAAAAAATCTAAGAAAAAATGACAAAAAACTATTCATTACTATTTCCTAATCCCTTACAAATTTTGCAACTAACGTATTCATCTAAAAATAATCTTGCGCTCCTTATTTTTTCTCTAGTTATAGTATTATTTAAAGTTTTTATTAATATGTCAACCCTTTTTTCGTCTCCGTATTTCTTCAAATAAATATCATGGTATTGTTCATACTCCTTCTTAAGTTTTGCAAGCTTTTCTAACTCTTTCTTTTTCTTAAAAGCCAAATAATCCAAACAATTTCCTTGTAAAAAAATATCTATATTATTTAACTTTTTTAAATCTTTAGAGCTTTCTACTAAAAATTCTTCTATTTCTGAAATTTTGTTATTGACTCTCATCAGATCATTTTCGCTAGATTTCTTATTATAAGCTCTAACACCCAATATTTTTTCAAATTTTTTTTTCTTAAAAATTAAATCATTCAAGACAATATCTCTCTCATTTCATTATCCAGATTTTCAAAATCAAATTCTTCATGTATTCCTTGAGACAAAAAATCAATAATCTTTGGATATTTTTCAATTGCCAAATCAACCTCCTTATTAGAACCTTTCATATAAATTCCCGCCTTAATCAAATCCTCATGGCTTTTATAAATTGATAATAAATTTCTAATTTTAGCTATCAATTTCTGTCTTTCAAAATTTACTATTCTATGAAACGATCTTGAAGTTGAACTCAGAATATTTATCGAAGGATAAATTTTTCTATCAGATAAATCCCTATCTAAAATAATATGTCCATCCAAAATAGCTTTCATATTATCAGCTACTGGTTCTGTAAAATCATCACCTTCAACAAGAACAGTATAAAACCCTGTAATACTGCCCTTACTATTAAGGCCTGAACGCTCAAGTAAAATAGGAAGTTCTACAAAAACAGAAGGAGGATATCCTTTAGTAGCAGGTAGTTCTCCCATAGAAAGACCAATATCTCTCTTGGCATTTGCAAATCTTGTGATTGAATCAAACAATAACATAACATCCATACCACAATCCCTAAAGTACTCAGCTATCAACGTTGCAGTATAAGCACCTTTATACCTTGAAATAGGAGATTCATCAGAGGTTGAAACAACCAAAACACTTCTCTTAAAGCCTTCTTCTCCAAGATCATACTTAATAAACTCATTAAGCTCACGACCTCGCTCACCAATCAATGCAATAACATTAACATCTGCCTTAGAATTTTTAGCTATCATACCAAGTAAAGTAGATTTACCAACACCAGAGCCTGAGAAAATACCTACACGCTGCCCCTTTGCAACTGGCAAAAACCCATCAACCACCCTAACACCGGTAACTATCTGCTCAGAAAAAATACCCCTATTTAAAGGATTAATACTACTAAAACTTAATTCCTTATAATAATTACCAAGAAATTGACCCTTATTATCAATAGGTCTACCAAGAGAATCAATCACTCTTCCAAGTAATTCATCGCTAAGATTAATTTGAGGTTTTTTACTTAAAGAGTAAACTTTATCACCAACTTCAATCCCATCAAATCTTTCATAAGCCATAAGACTAATAAAAGGTCCATTAAAACCCAAAACTTCAGCATATATTTTTTTTTCATTCTTAACAATTAAACATAAATCACCAATACCACATTTTGGTCCCAAACTCTCTATTAAAAGTCCTCTAATTTTCTTTACCTTACCAACAAGAGATATAGTCTCAATATCATCCAATACTTCTAAATAACAATTAAAAAAGTTGTCCATCAATATTCCTCTAATCACTAGAATATAGAAGACAAATTCTTAAATTTTTCCTCTATTCTATCAAGTTGAGAAGAAATTCGCGCATCTATTTCTCCAAAATCAGTCTCAATAACACAACCACCTTTTCCTACATTAATGTCTTCAATAACTTCCAGATTGTCTATAAAATCAAATTTCGAAATAAACTCATGCTTCTGATGATTCACAATATCTATGTCATCAAGATTGACACGAATAACAATATTTGTTTTACTTTTGATTTTCTTTAAAGCCTCATTTACATTTTCTATAACAACACCTTTTTGAGAATCTATAATCTTTTTAACAACTTTAACTGCAATCTGCATCACAAGATTCATTATATGCTCACCTGAAGATTCAAGAATTTCCTTTCTTTTTGCAACCAAAGAAGATACCATATTATTTAATTTACCTAATACTTGATCAAAATCTTCACATCCCCTCTTAAATCCCGCATCATATCCTTCATTCCTTCCTCTTTCAAGCTCTATCTCAAACTCTCTTTTTAATCTCTCTTCATGTTCTTTAACTATTTGTTCAATTTTTAAATTAGATTCTCGCTCAATTGCCTCTTTTTTATCCTCAGCTTCTTTCTGCAAAAACTCAGCTCTTTCACTAGCCAAATTTACTATTTTATTAGCTTGTTCTTTAGCTTCTTCAAGAAGCTTAGAACATTCAGTATCTATCTCCTTTTTAGCAAGCTCACGCTCATGTTCAATTGCTTCTCGAAGTTTTGCCCTCTGATTTTCTAAGTCTTCAAGCTCATTGCGAAGCTTAAGGCTGCGGCTATCTATATCAGAAATTTCACTTTCTTTTTTCTTAATTTCCAAAGACTTAAAAATAGGATTTGCAATCTCAACAAATTCCAACTTTGCTACATTTACAACTTCTTTTGATTTATATAAAACCCTAGGCAAATATAACTCCTTTCTCAGACAAGTACATCTTCTTCGCCACCCCTTGAAATTACTATTTCACCCTGCTCCTCTAACTTCCTAATAAGAGAAACAATTTTTTGCTGAGCTTCCTCAACATCCTTACGCCTAGTAGGACCTAAAAACTCCATATCTTCTTTAAGCATACCAGCAGCTCTCCTAGACATATTTTTAAAAATCTTATCTTGAACAGGCACATCAACTGATTTTAAAGCTTTTGCTAATTCCTGACCATCTATTTCTCGTAAAATTCTCTGTATCGATCTATCATCAAGAAGAACAATATCTTCAAATACAAACATCTTCTTCTTTATTTCTTCTGCAAGCTCAGGGTCTTCCTCTTCAAGAGACTCAATAATAAACTTTTCTGTCTTTCGATCAGCCATGTTAATTATCTCAACGACATTATCAACACCTCCAGCTGAAGTATAATCCTCTGAAGATAGTGAAGCTAGCTTTTTCTCAAGCACTCTTTCAACTTCTCTTACTACTTCAGGAGAAGTCCTATCCATCAATGCAATCCTTCTTGCAACATTAGTCTGAATTTCAGTAGGAAGACTAGAAAGAATAAATGAAGCCTTTTGAGGATCAAGATACGAAAGTATTAAAGCAATGGTCTGCGGATGTTCTTGTTGAATAAAGTTTAAAATATTAGCAGGATCTGCTCTTCTAACAAATTCAAAAGGCCTTGACTGCAAAGCAGAACCTAAGTTGTTAATAATATCTACTGCCTTTTGAGTTCCAAGAGACTTTTCAAGAAGCTCCCTAGCATAATCTATGCCACCCTTTTGAATAAACTCTTGAGCCATCATTAACTCTTTAAACTCCAAGAGAACACTATCTTTAAGCTCAGAAGTAACGACATCAAGTCTTGCTATCTCAAATGTTAAAGCTTCTATCTCCTCTTGAGATAAGTACTTAAATATTTTAGACGAAATTTCAGAACCTATTGAAACTAATAAAATAGCTGCTTTCTGTTTCCCTGTTAAAGTAGAAACACCAAATATTTCTTTGTCCTTTTGCTCTTCCATATAAATTATTACCCTTTATACATTCTTCACAATCCATGTTCTAATAAGTTTAGCAACATCTTCGGGTTTTTCTCTAGCTAAAAGTTCAGCATTACTCTGAAGCTCATCTTCTTCTCTAAGTCCACCAACAACATCATCAACACCAATATCCTCATTATCCATTAATACCTGCTGGCGTCTTAAATGTGCTTGCCTTGCAAACTCTTCTTCTCTAAGACGCCTTCTTCTCTCAAGCTCTCTAGACAAAACGAAAAATATTGTAAATATTAATATTAATAATGCGAATATTATACTTGCTATAAAAGCGAAAAATTTAAATTTTTCGCTCGCAAAATAAGCTTCATCTATCTTTCTAAACTCATTCATTCGATCAAAAGCAATATTCCTCACAGTAATTGAATCACCCCTCTCTGGCTTATACTCAAAAGAACTTTGCAAAACATCTGTAATGTTTTTTAAAGCTTCATCAGAAATAGGCTTATACTCCCTCTTGCGCATACCATTTTCCATAACAAAATTGCCAGAATCATCATAAACAAAATCCCAAACACCATCTATAAAGACACCAAGAGAGATTCCTGCAATTCTAGCAGGCTCCTTCTCACTTAAAGATTTCTTCTCATTAAGAGCAACATTTTTTATTTCCTTAAATTCATTTGACTTGCCAATAATATCACTTAAATCCCGGTACTCAGGTGGAGTGTTACCCTCCTGACCAGGTGGTCCCCATGGACTATAACCTTGTCCTTCATACTCTCTTTTATGTACTTGAGAAGAAATCAATGTAGAATCACTAACTTTTCTTGTGTTATAAGAAACTTTTGGATCCTGAGGCTCAATCTCAATAGGCGCATACTCCTTTGATTCTGTAGTTTGACGAGAAGTATCAAGTGTCACATTAACTCTTGCAATCATAAATCTATCAACAGATAAAACCCTACCTAAAGCGGAATCGATTTCATCTCGAAGCATAGATTCATATTTTAACTTGAGCTTTCTTTCCTTTTCAGCTAAATCAATTCTATCAATGCCACCCAAATTAGAAAAATCATTTAAAATAGTCCCTTTATTATCAACAATAGCAATATTATCTGATTCAAGACCCTCAATAGCGTATTGAATCAACTTAACAAGCCCTTCTACCTTTTTACGATTAGTGATGATATCAGACCCTGGCTTAGGAGTAATTCTAACAGAAGCTTTAACTGGCTCTTGTGATTCCTTAAAAATAGCCTTTTCAGGCATAACAAGATTAATACTAACAGCATCAACATCATCAAGAGCAACAATATGCTGCTCAACAGCTCTTGTAATTGATCTTCTAAGATTAACATTTCTCTCGAAATCTGTAATAGTCCATCTATCAATATCAAAAAGAGACCAAGGATCCATATGCACAGGCACAAGCTCCTCTCTTACAAAAATTGCTCTCATCCTCTTCGATATATTTTCGTCACTTAAGTAAATCTTTCCATCAGAAGTAATAGAATATTCAACATTTTCTTTATCTAATCTT
The DNA window shown above is from Borrelia anserina Es and carries:
- the flgD gene encoding flagellar hook assembly protein FlgD, encoding MGQTRKMYNSKVERDVKGSNLGRDDFLKLLITQLKYQDPTDPMKDKEFIAQMAQFSALEQMTNMSKSFENLSSALGINKNLDLLGKIVEFEHVDGEIIKGKVTNVKTGVVPQIMIDGKYYVYNNILSVGLEE
- a CDS encoding flagellar hook-length control protein FliK, with translation MNNLREVISANLLNLSRDFNILNVGSVLNQSKGCVFANFISLESQNLSKFRDSILEFVRFLKSNGLINKSFNSVSLKCPLAFEKLSDNEFVSDLKSLIKRVDNLFDFESLKVLSESLSFKSELVDKTEMLKNVEKVLSDLNILFSNVNSLFNFDVLGIDIDSSHEDLNAVKRNRGKNVINIDVKNFKKNDGVKEFLDSGSRLRLINGENSVGRYDLKETFDGFAKFIGDLSSSDAKYIRESSVSQIADNLISEWNLKVNHNIVNKAKVVLKSNDTGEIRLILKPKRLGSIRINLNLDSNNNLLGKIIVDNHNVKTLFEQNMYSISKMLDDNGFNTSLNLSLAGTGSGFFSGNFEDGVESQNSYLSKNKVFKIEDDVEISDDLEKNINFIV
- a CDS encoding periplasmic-type flagellar collar protein FlbB, with product MNSFLSFFLRFFLWLFLVIFFLGFSFFLVDLFGIYHTRDYLPVYIRALLFREDTESLEYTNISLDEIRMIKEKEAIYIKSQQVEKLREELKKREDSLNKLEAELNQKQKDLDLKQKVIDDIVNKYRDEDTNFAQAALYLINMPPEDAVKRLEELNDEIAISYMRKVEDMAKKEGRASIVPYWLSLMDSKKAAVLIRKMSVSSLE
- a CDS encoding flagellar protein FlbA, whose protein sequence is MNDLIFKKKKFEKILGVRAYNKKSSENDLMRVNNKISEIEEFLVESSKDLKKLNNIDIFLQGNCLDYLAFKKKKELEKLAKLKKEYEQYHDIYLKKYGDEKRVDILIKTLNNTITREKIRSARLFLDEYVSCKICKGLGNSNE
- a CDS encoding FliI/YscN family ATPase, with translation MDNFFNCYLEVLDDIETISLVGKVKKIRGLLIESLGPKCGIGDLCLIVKNEKKIYAEVLGFNGPFISLMAYERFDGIEVGDKVYSLSKKPQINLSDELLGRVIDSLGRPIDNKGQFLGNYYKELSFSSINPLNRGIFSEQIVTGVRVVDGFLPVAKGQRVGIFSGSGVGKSTLLGMIAKNSKADVNVIALIGERGRELNEFIKYDLGEEGFKRSVLVVSTSDESPISRYKGAYTATLIAEYFRDCGMDVMLLFDSITRFANAKRDIGLSMGELPATKGYPPSVFVELPILLERSGLNSKGSITGFYTVLVEGDDFTEPVADNMKAILDGHIILDRDLSDRKIYPSINILSSTSRSFHRIVNFERQKLIAKIRNLLSIYKSHEDLIKAGIYMKGSNKEVDLAIEKYPKIIDFLSQGIHEEFDFENLDNEMREILS
- the fliH gene encoding flagellar assembly protein FliH; translated protein: MPRVLYKSKEVVNVAKLEFVEIANPIFKSLEIKKKESEISDIDSRSLKLRNELEDLENQRAKLREAIEHERELAKKEIDTECSKLLEEAKEQANKIVNLASERAEFLQKEAEDKKEAIERESNLKIEQIVKEHEERLKREFEIELERGRNEGYDAGFKRGCEDFDQVLGKLNNMVSSLVAKRKEILESSGEHIMNLVMQIAVKVVKKIIDSQKGVVIENVNEALKKIKSKTNIVIRVNLDDIDIVNHQKHEFISKFDFIDNLEVIEDINVGKGGCVIETDFGEIDARISSQLDRIEEKFKNLSSIF
- the fliG gene encoding flagellar motor switch protein FliG, with protein sequence MEEQKDKEIFGVSTLTGKQKAAILLVSIGSEISSKIFKYLSQEEIEALTFEIARLDVVTSELKDSVLLEFKELMMAQEFIQKGGIDYARELLEKSLGTQKAVDIINNLGSALQSRPFEFVRRADPANILNFIQQEHPQTIALILSYLDPQKASFILSSLPTEIQTNVARRIALMDRTSPEVVREVERVLEKKLASLSSEDYTSAGGVDNVVEIINMADRKTEKFIIESLEEEDPELAEEIKKKMFVFEDIVLLDDRSIQRILREIDGQELAKALKSVDVPVQDKIFKNMSRRAAGMLKEDMEFLGPTRRKDVEEAQQKIVSLIRKLEEQGEIVISRGGEEDVLV
- the fliF gene encoding flagellar basal-body MS-ring/collar protein FliF, whose product is MGNLITKFFASVNESLKKASMIQKMAFGVIALFVILALIFLIKFSTKKQGVALFGVGIKDQYLLDRIVQRLDKENVEYSITSDGKIYLSDENISKRMRAIFVREELVPVHMDPWSLFDIDRWTITDFERNVNLRRSITRAVEQHIVALDDVDAVSINLVMPEKAIFKESQEPVKASVRITPKPGSDIITNRKKVEGLVKLIQYAIEGLESDNIAIVDNKGTILNDFSNLGGIDRIDLAEKERKLKLKYESMLRDEIDSALGRVLSVDRFMIARVNVTLDTSRQTTESKEYAPIEIEPQDPKVSYNTRKVSDSTLISSQVHKREYEGQGYSPWGPPGQEGNTPPEYRDLSDIIGKSNEFKEIKNVALNEKKSLSEKEPARIAGISLGVFIDGVWDFVYDDSGNFVMENGMRKREYKPISDEALKNITDVLQSSFEYKPERGDSITVRNIAFDRMNEFRKIDEAYFASEKFKFFAFIASIIFALLILIFTIFFVLSRELERRRRLREEEFARQAHLRRQQVLMDNEDIGVDDVVGGLREEDELQSNAELLAREKPEDVAKLIRTWIVKNV